A DNA window from Methanooceanicella nereidis contains the following coding sequences:
- a CDS encoding biotin transporter BioY → MQGVPERSYVNKMVYASLFAALTAVGAWITIPLGIIPLTLQTFFVILAGGVLGSYFGGLSMIVYILLGLVGLPVFSRGQSGLGVLIGPTGGYLIGFVLCAILIGMIIKKYQKPGYMQYLIAMSLGTLMIYICGAAQLMLVAHMAPDTALLVGVLPFIPGDIIKVLVAAYIATRFRLSD, encoded by the coding sequence ATGCAGGGCGTCCCTGAAAGAAGCTATGTCAATAAAATGGTCTATGCATCTCTGTTCGCCGCGCTTACGGCCGTTGGTGCGTGGATAACCATACCGCTGGGCATCATTCCGCTGACATTGCAGACTTTTTTCGTCATACTTGCAGGAGGCGTGCTCGGATCGTATTTCGGCGGGCTGTCCATGATAGTATACATATTGCTGGGACTTGTCGGCCTCCCGGTCTTTTCAAGAGGACAGTCGGGCCTTGGAGTCCTTATCGGGCCTACCGGCGGTTACCTCATAGGGTTCGTTTTATGCGCCATATTGATCGGGATGATCATTAAAAAATATCAAAAACCCGGCTACATGCAGTACTTAATTGCCATGTCTCTCGGGACGCTGATGATATACATATGCGGAGCCGCACAGCTCATGCTGGTCGCGCATATGGCCCCTGACACAGCGCTGCTGGTCGGAGTGTTGCCCTTCATACCGGGAGACATTATCAAGGTGTTAGTGGCAGCATATATCGCCACCAGGTTCAGACTTAGCGATTAA